One region of Pseudomonas alvandae genomic DNA includes:
- a CDS encoding sensor domain-containing protein, which produces MDTRNPAPLASYLDLLLDAVCAVDAQGCFVFVSAACERILGYTPQELIGRRMIDLVHPADRQRTLDAAREIMEGEPKLNFENRYLRKDGGVVHILWSARWSEADQLRIAVARDITERKQAESRQAALYAISEAAHAAADLLALLKRVHLIIGEWLPALNFSVALYDEQCEQIDFAYHVDDRERQPELPGTMIGRLCAEVIRSGQPILLTPGCSSLPAEFHDLVSTPQSPCWLGVPLNSQNGTIGALIVKSAPDSERYTEQDKELLQYVCAQITLAIERQQLHARLQHMAQYDQLTQVPNRELLRERFKAALATARAASGRMALLYIDLDRFKQVNDTYGHGVGDMLLQAVASRLRGCIREIDTVARIGGDEFVVLLHSIQNVTDAERVQAKIRRALAEPLRLDGHCLSIEPSIGVACFPDHGTEDITLFRHADEAMYAAKRHNHRAFGI; this is translated from the coding sequence ATGGATACTCGAAATCCCGCGCCGCTGGCCAGTTACCTCGATTTGTTGCTGGACGCCGTATGTGCCGTCGACGCCCAAGGCTGTTTCGTGTTCGTCAGTGCGGCGTGCGAGCGCATTCTGGGCTACACGCCACAGGAGCTGATCGGCCGGCGAATGATCGACCTGGTGCATCCCGCCGACCGCCAGCGGACCCTCGACGCTGCGCGGGAAATCATGGAGGGCGAGCCTAAGCTCAATTTCGAGAACCGCTACCTGCGCAAGGACGGTGGCGTGGTGCATATCCTGTGGTCGGCCCGCTGGTCGGAGGCTGACCAACTGCGCATCGCGGTGGCGCGTGACATCACCGAGCGCAAGCAGGCGGAGTCCCGTCAGGCGGCGTTGTATGCGATCTCCGAGGCAGCCCATGCCGCCGCCGACCTGCTGGCCTTGCTCAAGCGCGTCCACCTGATCATCGGCGAGTGGCTACCGGCGCTGAATTTTTCGGTGGCGCTGTATGACGAGCAATGCGAGCAGATCGACTTTGCGTATCACGTCGACGATCGAGAGCGACAACCCGAATTGCCCGGCACGATGATTGGACGCTTGTGCGCCGAAGTCATCCGCAGTGGTCAGCCGATCCTGCTCACCCCCGGTTGCAGTTCCTTGCCGGCAGAGTTCCATGACCTTGTGTCGACGCCGCAATCGCCTTGTTGGCTGGGTGTGCCGCTGAATTCTCAAAACGGTACGATCGGCGCCTTGATCGTCAAGAGTGCCCCGGACAGCGAACGCTACACCGAACAAGACAAGGAATTGCTGCAATACGTCTGTGCGCAGATCACCCTCGCCATCGAGCGCCAGCAATTGCACGCCCGGTTGCAGCACATGGCGCAGTACGACCAACTGACCCAGGTGCCCAATCGCGAGCTGCTGCGCGAGCGGTTCAAGGCTGCGCTGGCCACGGCCCGTGCCGCGTCGGGGCGGATGGCCTTGCTGTATATCGACCTGGATCGTTTCAAGCAGGTCAACGACACCTATGGCCACGGCGTTGGCGACATGTTGTTGCAAGCGGTGGCGAGTCGGCTCAGGGGCTGCATTCGCGAAATCGACACCGTCGCGCGCATCGGCGGTGATGAATTTGTCGTCTTGTTGCACAGCATCCAGAACGTCACAGACGCCGAGCGGGTGCAGGCAAAAATCCGCCGTGCATTGGCTGAGCCGCTGCGGCTGGATGGCCACTGCCTGAGTATCGAACCGAGCATCGGCGTGGCCTGCTTTCCCGACCATGGCACCGAAGACATCACCCTGTTCCGCCACGCCGACGAGGCGATGTACGCCGCCAAGCGTCACAACCACCGAGCCTTCGGCATCTGA